One genomic segment of Burkholderia pyrrocinia includes these proteins:
- a CDS encoding phospholipase D-like domain-containing protein, translating into MEIVLHTSEQRSGLGKHYRTAFKDAVELYVVSAYLTEWDREVKLTPTCERFRFIIGKDFGITRKNACLDVLKWLPASRKADFLVADEITGFHPKAVIWRNARGQAFMLIGSSNMSRAAFDGNVEANVMVPISQKAFEEAKAWIDWIEERSVPVSEDWLDQYVEAERKPGGPGGKRTHARQGKSPVVTFKLPRPSNTADRLRVRRKQLAAYDKRRNGLMQLFRRAASARITSPQFFEELPKHWSMEIGNRLQGKGWERKGKHADFQELAASFVAILGAEKRHRDDVVRAQLDYLATRGNSARKAFLSEMLCLRFPNEYPVLNDPVQQFLVKNRFTAPRGSSEGARYVDLAKKLRMALRANPNYPAKNLAELDLLIWASSEYNPNA; encoded by the coding sequence ATGGAAATCGTTCTGCACACGAGCGAACAGCGCAGCGGGCTTGGGAAGCACTATCGGACTGCATTCAAGGACGCGGTGGAACTCTACGTCGTGTCTGCCTATCTGACGGAGTGGGATCGAGAAGTCAAGCTGACACCGACCTGTGAACGGTTCCGCTTCATCATCGGAAAGGACTTCGGCATCACCCGTAAGAACGCCTGCCTGGATGTCCTTAAATGGCTCCCGGCTTCTCGGAAGGCAGACTTTCTGGTCGCCGACGAGATAACCGGTTTCCACCCGAAAGCGGTTATATGGCGCAATGCCAGGGGGCAAGCCTTCATGCTCATCGGGTCCTCCAACATGAGCCGAGCCGCCTTCGACGGCAACGTGGAAGCCAATGTCATGGTTCCCATTTCGCAGAAGGCCTTCGAGGAAGCTAAGGCGTGGATCGACTGGATCGAGGAGCGTTCGGTTCCCGTCTCTGAGGACTGGCTGGATCAGTATGTGGAGGCCGAGCGCAAGCCGGGAGGCCCTGGCGGCAAGCGCACACACGCTCGGCAGGGAAAGTCGCCGGTCGTCACGTTCAAGCTGCCCCGGCCTTCGAACACGGCGGATAGGCTCCGAGTTCGGAGAAAGCAACTTGCGGCCTACGACAAGCGACGCAACGGGCTTATGCAGTTGTTTCGGCGCGCGGCCAGCGCAAGAATCACCAGCCCTCAGTTCTTCGAGGAACTGCCGAAACATTGGAGTATGGAGATCGGGAACCGACTGCAGGGCAAAGGATGGGAACGAAAGGGCAAGCACGCAGATTTTCAGGAACTCGCCGCTTCATTCGTCGCCATTCTGGGTGCGGAAAAGCGCCATCGCGACGACGTGGTAAGAGCTCAACTGGATTATCTCGCCACCCGCGGAAATTCCGCACGCAAGGCGTTCCTATCGGAAATGCTGTGCTTGCGCTTCCCCAATGAGTATCCGGTGCTAAATGATCCGGTTCAACAGTTCCTTGTGAAGAACCGCTTCACTGCGCCACGCGGATCTAGCGAGGGTGCGAGGTATGTCGACCTTGCCAAGAAGTTGCGCATGGCCTTGCGCGCCAACCCGAACTATCCGGCAAAGAATCTCGCCGAGCTCGATCTCTTGATCTGGGCATCATCCGAGTACAACCCCAATGCGTGA